Proteins encoded in a region of the Solanum dulcamara chromosome 9, daSolDulc1.2, whole genome shotgun sequence genome:
- the LOC129903333 gene encoding probable complex I intermediate-associated protein 30 isoform X2, translating to MSRFRSLLQASLNATRRALTWNIEDLVPPSERYIFNFSSKDELKNWHLYSDSEYGGLSSAALEIKDTGNGSTSVGLFSGNLSLDVMEGSKWNMTRSGFCGMRSKKFDGFIDLDGYDTIALKLKGDGRCYISTPNCRYTQRIGSIVQDKMKIIHGKHSFLCQKITGISQRSHLLVMHLHGEGT from the exons ATGTCCAGGTTCCGCTCACTATTGCAAGCATCGTTGAATGCTACAAGAAGAG CACTCACGTGGAACATTGAAGACCTAGTTCCACCCAGTGAAAGATACATTTTCAACTTTAGTTCAAAGGATGAGCTCAAGAATTGGCATTTATACTCAGATTCAGAATACGGAG GTCTATCCTCAGCAGCTTTGGAGATTAAGGACACTGGAAATGGGTCAACTAGTGTTG GTCTTTTCTCTGGAAATCTCTCTTTGGATGTTATGGAAGGATCAAAGTGGAATATGACTCGAAGTGGCTTTTGTGGAATGCGGTCTAAAAAG TTTGATGGCTTCATTGATTTGGATGGATATGACACAATAGCTCTTAAACTTAAAGGGGATGGAAGATGCTATATTTCTACA CCTAACTGCAGATATACACAGAGAATTGGGTCAATAGTCCAGGACAAGATGAAGATAATTCATGGCAAGCATTCGTTTTTGTGCCAAAAGATAACTGGTATATCgcaaag ATCCCACTTACTCGTTATGCACCTACATGGAGAGGGAACATAA
- the LOC129903333 gene encoding probable complex I intermediate-associated protein 30 isoform X1 has product MSRFRSLLQASLNATRRALTWNIEDLVPPSERYIFNFSSKDELKNWHLYSDSEYGGLSSAALEIKDTGNGSTSVGLFSGNLSLDVMEGSKWNMTRSGFCGMRSKKFDGFIDLDGYDTIALKLKGDGRCYISTIYTENWVNSPGQDEDNSWQAFVFVPKDNWYIAKIPLTRYAPTWRGNIINARLEMNPARIVGMSLSVNAEGGVPGAKSGPGDFRVEVDWIKALRMQ; this is encoded by the exons ATGTCCAGGTTCCGCTCACTATTGCAAGCATCGTTGAATGCTACAAGAAGAG CACTCACGTGGAACATTGAAGACCTAGTTCCACCCAGTGAAAGATACATTTTCAACTTTAGTTCAAAGGATGAGCTCAAGAATTGGCATTTATACTCAGATTCAGAATACGGAG GTCTATCCTCAGCAGCTTTGGAGATTAAGGACACTGGAAATGGGTCAACTAGTGTTG GTCTTTTCTCTGGAAATCTCTCTTTGGATGTTATGGAAGGATCAAAGTGGAATATGACTCGAAGTGGCTTTTGTGGAATGCGGTCTAAAAAG TTTGATGGCTTCATTGATTTGGATGGATATGACACAATAGCTCTTAAACTTAAAGGGGATGGAAGATGCTATATTTCTACA ATATACACAGAGAATTGGGTCAATAGTCCAGGACAAGATGAAGATAATTCATGGCAAGCATTCGTTTTTGTGCCAAAAGATAACTGGTATATCgcaaag ATCCCACTTACTCGTTATGCACCTACATGGAGAGGGAACATAATAAATGCTAGGTTGGAGATGAATCCAGCTCGAATCGTTGGTATGTCTCTATCTGTAAACGCAGAAGGTGGAGTTCCAGGTGCGAAGTCTGGGCCAGGTGATTTCAGAGTTGAAGTTGATTGGATCAAAGCCTTGAGGATGCAGTAA